aaatatattttgaaagaaaattatctGCAATGCCACCAAGAGTTTTACCCGCTTCtgctttgaagaaaacaagcAGAAGTCGGAAGAAAAACGAGGATTCGGATTCTCCACTTGTCATCAGGCGTTCAGTAAGTGCTGctaatgacaataatgGTGAAAGCGGAAATCGAGAAGGTACTAGTGGTGGTAGGCCTAAAAGAACTATTCATCCACCGAAATCAAAAGATTTGtttgatatatatgaaAACTCTAAACCtaaatcaaaaactttacaaaaaaaattcagaaCCTGCCTGAAAATCTTAAGGATTTTAGGAAGTAAGAAAAATTCGGACAtaaattttccttttttgcaGCCTGTTGATCCAATTGCTTTGAATTTACCAAATTATTTTGAGATTATCAAGAATCCGATGGATTTAGGCACGATATCAAATAATTTAATGAACTGGAAATACAAAACAGTCGATCAATTTATTAATGACGTCaatcttgtttttcttaattgttttcaattcaacCCGGAAGGCAACGAAGTCCATCTAATGGGTAAGAAACtaaaagaactttttaGTGTTCATTGGCTAGAAAACCAGAATGTTTTAAACGAAATTGAGACGGATTcagatattgaagaagatgcctattcttcttcatattcatctgatgatgaatatgatgatgaagacatAAACGAAAGTGATATAACTAATCCGGCCATTCAATATTTAGAACAAAAACTAATGAAAATGGAGGTTGAATTGCAACAGTTGAAGAAGCAAGAATTAAGTAAATTATCGAAAAGAAGAGGGAGAAAATCCCCGAACAGGTCCCTTCTGCGCAGAAGAATGAGTAAGCGTTCAGttgatgatttgaagaaattcatcactgataatattaatgaatTAAATAATCTGGAAATGAATGGAATGATACagattatcaaaaattcattacCCAAAGACGAAATACTAACTTccaatgaagatgaaattgagATTGATTTAGATATTTTAGATGAAGGGACTGTTGCAACTATCTACGAAAATTACTtcgagaagaaaaatagcggtaacaaaaaaagaaaatcaaatagTCGCTACTCGGCAGAGCAACTcaacaagagaaagaagacgttgaaatttttagaaaaggatgaaatcatcaataatgaATATTCCGGTTCTGATGAGGACAGTAGCGATAATAGCGATAGTGACAGTGATTAATGGGTAGAAGAACGGGTTTATGctttaaaaataaaaaaggggaaaaaaaaacaaactggGGTGggaacaaagaaaaaattgtaacATTACAAAGTAAATTAAGGAATAAAGTTTCTACATATTTATTGTAAATAAATGTTTTTATATAACGGATAAAAAGGCATtggttctttttttgctatAGTTTACgcaaatgaaaattgatTAGAGGTAGGCATATAATTTCTATGATCGAATCAACAAGTATTTCATTAATAAATTTATTGTCCAGTAATTTCAGGTAACCAACAAAAGACAATATCACCTTCCAATCATTTAAATTCTGGAAGTCTTT
This is a stretch of genomic DNA from Saccharomyces kudriavzevii IFO 1802 strain IFO1802 genome assembly, chromosome: 4. It encodes these proteins:
- the BDF2 gene encoding Bdf2p (similar to Saccharomyces cerevisiae BDF2 (YDL070W) and BDF1 (YLR399C); ancestral locus Anc_4.262), whose amino-acid sequence is MSRINMDTRHAHSALLAAPHGAAANSRSGSSNGSGSNNNNVGVSDHIDNVSAVSIDDGPHFKDIFHYEHEGNYKLASSGITNLNSSSQAHQTLSPISISNASTPESFPEHPLGLEQEPEVAPETGVEGEVLPPHQTKYLLNSIKATKRLKDAKPFLNPVDPIALNIPHYFNYVQTPMDLSLIGKKLQESTYHSVEQVKSDFRTMVNNCLSFNGLESSVSLMAKRIQIYFERKLSAMPPRVLPASALKKTSRSRKKNEDSDSPLVIRRSVSAANDNNGESGNREGTSGGRPKRTIHPPKSKDLFDIYENSKPKSKTLQKKFRTCLKILRILGSKKNSDINFPFLQPVDPIALNLPNYFEIIKNPMDLGTISNNLMNWKYKTVDQFINDVNLVFLNCFQFNPEGNEVHLMGKKLKELFSVHWLENQNVLNEIETDSDIEEDAYSSSYSSDDEYDDEDINESDITNPAIQYLEQKLMKMEVELQQLKKQELSKLSKRRGRKSPNRSLLRRRMSKRSVDDLKKFITDNINELNNLEMNGMIQIIKNSLPKDEILTSNEDEIEIDLDILDEGTVATIYENYFEKKNSGNKKRKSNSRYSAEQLNKRKKTLKFLEKDEIINNEYSGSDEDSSDNSDSDSD